In Streptomyces sp. SN-593, a single genomic region encodes these proteins:
- a CDS encoding GTP-binding protein — protein MTPTEAPGHGAPPLPVKMVVAGGFGVGKTTAVGSISEIRPLTTEAAITEVAAGVDDLSHTPYKTTTTVAMDFGCITIDAGLKLYLFGTPGQERFGFMWDDLVQGALGGLVIVDTRRLDDCYAAVDYFEHRQIPFAVAVNAFDGRVEHSLDEVRWALDVAAHVPVIAFDARERGSVRDALLVVLDVALARAEG, from the coding sequence ATGACACCGACTGAGGCGCCCGGCCACGGCGCGCCCCCGCTGCCGGTGAAGATGGTGGTGGCGGGCGGGTTCGGGGTCGGCAAGACGACCGCGGTGGGCTCGATCTCGGAGATCCGCCCGCTCACCACCGAGGCCGCCATCACCGAGGTCGCGGCGGGGGTGGACGACCTCAGCCACACCCCGTACAAGACCACCACCACCGTGGCGATGGACTTCGGCTGCATCACCATCGACGCCGGTCTGAAGCTCTACCTCTTCGGCACCCCGGGCCAGGAGCGGTTCGGCTTCATGTGGGACGACCTGGTCCAGGGCGCGCTCGGCGGTCTGGTGATCGTGGACACCCGCCGGCTCGACGACTGCTACGCGGCGGTGGACTACTTCGAGCACCGCCAGATCCCGTTCGCGGTCGCGGTGAACGCCTTCGACGGGCGGGTGGAGCACTCGCTGGACGAGGTGCGCTGGGCGCTGGACGTCGCGGCGCACGTGCCGGTGATCGCGTTCGACGCGCGCGAGCGGGGGTCGGTGCGGGACGCGCTGCTGGTCGTGCTGGACGTGGCGCTGGCGAGGGCGGAGGGCTGA
- a CDS encoding DinB family protein, producing the protein MTRTDLPPAFDERTMLTTFLDYARATAVAKCTGVSAEGGAAAPLPGSPLMTLGGLLSHLRWVEYWWVQVVFLGEEDTQAPWTDEDPDREMRIGARTPIAELVAAYEEQSARYRELIAATELSAVAKRPVRDGSTHVTLGWILMHLIEETSRHNGHIDILRELADGTTGD; encoded by the coding sequence ATGACGAGAACGGACCTGCCCCCCGCCTTCGACGAGCGGACGATGCTGACGACGTTCCTGGACTACGCGCGGGCGACGGCGGTGGCCAAGTGCACCGGGGTGTCGGCGGAGGGCGGGGCGGCGGCGCCGCTGCCGGGGTCGCCGCTGATGACGCTGGGCGGGCTGCTGAGCCACCTGCGGTGGGTCGAGTACTGGTGGGTGCAGGTGGTCTTCCTCGGCGAGGAGGACACGCAGGCGCCGTGGACCGACGAGGACCCGGACCGGGAGATGCGGATCGGCGCCCGCACCCCGATCGCGGAGCTCGTCGCCGCCTACGAGGAGCAGAGCGCGCGCTACCGCGAACTGATCGCCGCGACCGAGCTGTCGGCGGTCGCCAAGCGCCCGGTGCGGGACGGCAGCACGCACGTCACCCTCGGCTGGATTCTCATGCACCTCATCGAGGAGACCTCGCGGCACAACGGCCACATCGACATCCTGCGCGAACTCGCCGACGGCACCACCGGCGACTGA
- a CDS encoding ABC transporter ATP-binding protein — protein MRAGETGTGKTAARRGHELAAEGVTVAYDGVDVVHAVALTLRPAEVAALVGPNGSGKSTLLRTLARLQHPRCGSLTLDGGTEHATDGIALSAREFARRIALLTQGRPTPSGLTVRDVVEFGRYPYRGRWGRPDPGGAAAVDRALGLTGLEDLAGRGVDHLSGGQLQRVWLAGCLAQETGVLLLDEPTTYLDLRYQVELLDLVRDLADDHGIAVGVVLHDLDQAAAVADRVALLHDGRVVADGTPEEVLTPERLTEVYGIRINVDTDPATGRLRTRAVGRHHARSERHHTPS, from the coding sequence GTGAGGGCTGGGGAAACGGGAACCGGGAAGACGGCTGCTCGGCGCGGGCACGAGCTGGCGGCCGAGGGCGTGACCGTGGCGTACGACGGCGTCGACGTCGTGCACGCCGTCGCGCTCACGCTGCGGCCCGCCGAGGTCGCCGCGCTGGTCGGGCCGAACGGCAGCGGGAAGTCGACGCTGCTGCGCACGCTCGCGCGCCTCCAGCACCCGCGCTGCGGCTCGTTGACGCTCGACGGCGGCACCGAGCACGCCACGGACGGCATCGCGCTGTCCGCGCGGGAGTTCGCCCGCCGGATCGCGCTGCTGACCCAGGGCCGGCCCACGCCCAGCGGCCTGACGGTGCGCGACGTGGTCGAGTTCGGCCGGTACCCCTACCGGGGCCGGTGGGGCCGGCCGGACCCCGGCGGCGCCGCGGCGGTCGACCGGGCGCTCGGCCTGACCGGTCTGGAGGACCTGGCCGGCCGCGGCGTGGACCACCTCTCCGGCGGCCAGCTCCAGCGGGTCTGGCTGGCCGGCTGCCTCGCCCAGGAGACCGGCGTGCTCCTGCTCGACGAGCCGACCACCTACCTCGACCTGCGCTACCAGGTCGAACTCCTCGACCTGGTCCGCGACCTGGCCGACGACCACGGCATCGCCGTCGGCGTCGTCCTGCACGACCTGGACCAGGCGGCGGCCGTCGCCGACCGGGTGGCCCTGCTCCACGACGGGCGCGTCGTCGCCGACGGCACCCCCGAGGAGGTGCTGACGCCCGAACGCCTCACCGAGGTCTACGGCATCCGCATCAACGTGGACACCGACCCCGCGACCGGCCGGCTGCGCACCCGCGCCGTCGGCCGCCACCACGCACGAAGCGAAAGGCACCACACCCCGTCATGA
- a CDS encoding TetR/AcrR family transcriptional regulator, which produces MTTPPGRRERKKAATRQKIADAALRLFLERGYDAVGIRDVAAEADVAVTTLFSHFASKEALVFEQDKEFEQRLARAALDRAPGAPLIPALRREVHAMVRHCTAEGAAPIWRMIEASPDLREYEESMRLRHAESLAAAVAGDAASGRTATACRATARFVVDAYAVARGADDPQAAVDEVFVMIEAAWEAARP; this is translated from the coding sequence GTGACCACACCGCCCGGGCGCCGCGAGCGCAAGAAGGCCGCGACCCGCCAGAAGATCGCGGACGCCGCCCTGCGGCTCTTCCTGGAGCGCGGATACGACGCGGTCGGCATCCGTGACGTGGCCGCCGAGGCCGATGTCGCCGTCACCACGCTCTTCTCCCACTTCGCCTCCAAGGAGGCCCTGGTCTTCGAGCAGGACAAGGAGTTCGAGCAGCGCCTCGCGCGGGCTGCCCTCGACCGGGCGCCCGGCGCACCGCTCATCCCCGCGCTGCGCCGCGAGGTCCACGCGATGGTGCGGCACTGCACGGCGGAGGGCGCCGCCCCGATCTGGCGGATGATCGAGGCGTCACCCGACTTGCGGGAGTACGAGGAGTCGATGCGGCTGCGCCACGCGGAGTCGCTGGCCGCGGCCGTCGCCGGGGACGCCGCGTCGGGGCGTACCGCGACGGCCTGCCGGGCGACCGCCAGGTTCGTGGTCGACGCCTACGCGGTGGCCCGCGGGGCCGACGACCCGCAGGCGGCGGTGGACGAGGTCTTCGTGATGATCGAGGCGGCCTGGGAGGCGGCCCGCCCGTAG
- a CDS encoding roadblock/LC7 domain-containing protein: protein MTTPTGGRPDDLRAAAADFTWLLNRFATETAGVVDAIAVSSDGLLIAVSQLRDAADSERLAAIVSGMTSLAAGAAGSYGLGPLNKVIIDLAHGHILVSAIGSGAVLGVVTSKEAKLGNIAYEMTVFANRAGAALNPELVLELKNSVGLPTRR from the coding sequence GTGACAACGCCGACAGGTGGACGTCCCGACGATCTGCGGGCCGCCGCAGCCGATTTCACCTGGCTGCTGAACCGTTTCGCCACGGAGACCGCCGGGGTGGTGGACGCCATCGCGGTCTCCTCCGACGGCCTGCTGATCGCGGTGTCGCAACTCCGCGACGCGGCGGACTCCGAGCGGCTGGCGGCGATCGTCTCGGGCATGACCAGCCTGGCCGCGGGCGCCGCGGGCAGCTACGGTCTCGGTCCGCTGAACAAGGTGATCATCGACCTCGCGCACGGCCACATCCTGGTCTCGGCGATCGGCAGCGGTGCCGTCCTGGGAGTGGTCACCTCCAAGGAGGCCAAGCTCGGGAACATCGCCTACGAGATGACGGTCTTCGCCAACCGCGCCGGGGCCGCGCTCAACCCCGAACTGGTCCTGGAGCTGAAGAACTCGGTCGGTCTGCCGACGCGCCGTTGA
- a CDS encoding DUF742 domain-containing protein, whose protein sequence is MGAGDEPVGRAPAVRPFLVTAGRVAGADAGTGAGAVPPMPVETQLVATAAGLERLNLLSFERHDIVASCRRPQSVAEIAARLHLHLNVVRVLAEDLSAGGHLSVYVPKADIGRDVSVLRRVIDGLRTIPDSRGTLHDTD, encoded by the coding sequence ATGGGCGCCGGTGACGAACCGGTCGGCCGGGCCCCCGCCGTACGGCCGTTCCTGGTGACGGCCGGCCGGGTGGCCGGCGCGGACGCCGGCACCGGTGCCGGTGCCGTGCCGCCGATGCCGGTGGAGACCCAACTCGTGGCCACCGCCGCCGGGTTGGAACGGCTCAACCTGTTGTCGTTCGAGCGCCACGACATCGTGGCGTCCTGCCGCCGACCCCAGTCGGTGGCCGAGATCGCAGCCCGGCTGCACCTGCACCTCAACGTGGTCCGGGTGCTGGCCGAGGACCTTTCGGCCGGAGGCCACCTGTCGGTGTACGTTCCGAAGGCCGACATCGGCCGCGACGTTTCCGTATTGCGAAGGGTTATCGATGGTCTCCGCACCATCCCCGATTCCCGGGGGACGCTCCATGACACCGACTGA
- a CDS encoding helix-turn-helix domain-containing protein, translating into MNHAEWKTRRHRELLGEAAEENPEYDRLYEEAELAHDLGQMVFDRRTALGLSQTELAERCGMKQPQISRIEGGGTVPTILLLRRLARALDADLTINLTPHDNAA; encoded by the coding sequence ATGAACCACGCCGAGTGGAAGACACGCCGCCACCGCGAGCTGCTGGGTGAGGCGGCCGAGGAGAACCCCGAATACGACCGCCTCTACGAAGAGGCCGAACTCGCCCATGACCTGGGCCAGATGGTCTTTGACCGGCGTACCGCCCTCGGCCTGTCCCAGACCGAGCTCGCCGAGCGCTGCGGCATGAAGCAACCCCAGATCTCGCGTATCGAGGGCGGCGGCACCGTCCCCACCATCCTCCTGCTGCGACGCCTCGCCCGAGCCCTCGACGCCGATCTGACGATCAACCTCACCCCCCACGACAACGCCGCCTGA
- a CDS encoding VOC family protein, translating to MSEVTTPYPTGTPCWIELMAQDQQAALDFYRDLLGWQGEVGGEEFGGYAVCELQGKPVAGIGRAMAPEGQPLPPTVWTAYLATTDAQATQDAIVGAGGTLIVPVTDVGDLGRMLVAADPQGVVFGVWQPGEFSGARIVNEAGALIWNDLHTTDVLGATAFYGEVFGIEIRPMEGAEGYWELRAGDRTIGGATLLDNEPPGTPAHWLSYFAVDDVDSTVDALVRSGGSVLLPPFDMVAGRMAVVADPQGASFALIKPKPM from the coding sequence ATGTCCGAGGTCACCACTCCGTACCCGACCGGTACCCCGTGCTGGATCGAACTGATGGCGCAGGACCAGCAGGCCGCGCTGGACTTCTACCGCGACCTGCTCGGCTGGCAGGGCGAGGTCGGCGGGGAGGAGTTCGGCGGCTATGCGGTCTGCGAGTTGCAGGGGAAGCCGGTCGCCGGGATCGGCCGCGCGATGGCGCCCGAGGGCCAGCCGCTGCCGCCCACCGTCTGGACCGCCTACCTCGCCACGACCGACGCCCAGGCCACGCAGGACGCGATCGTCGGCGCCGGCGGCACCCTGATCGTCCCGGTGACGGACGTCGGGGACCTGGGGCGGATGCTGGTCGCCGCGGACCCGCAGGGCGTCGTCTTCGGCGTCTGGCAGCCCGGTGAGTTCTCCGGCGCCCGGATCGTCAACGAGGCCGGCGCGCTGATCTGGAACGACCTGCACACCACCGACGTGCTCGGCGCCACCGCCTTCTACGGCGAGGTGTTCGGCATCGAGATCAGGCCGATGGAGGGCGCGGAGGGCTACTGGGAACTGCGCGCCGGCGACCGTACGATCGGCGGCGCCACGCTGCTGGACAACGAGCCGCCCGGCACCCCCGCGCACTGGCTGTCCTACTTCGCGGTGGACGACGTCGACTCCACCGTGGACGCCCTCGTCCGCAGCGGCGGCAGCGTGCTGCTCCCGCCCTTCGACATGGTCGCGGGCCGCATGGCCGTCGTGGCCGACCCGCAGGGCGCGTCCTTCGCCCTGATCAAGCCGAAGCCGATGTAG
- a CDS encoding iron-siderophore ABC transporter substrate-binding protein — MRRLPAAAAISAAVAAALVLAGCGTTEKSDDSASTGSSASAGGSATPAGPITLTDASGTTVHLDHPATRVVGTEWNVVEDLVALGVAPVGVADVKGYTEWDKAAPLTNSPKDIGTRGEPSTDTIAALTPDLVVATTDLSASVVKQLRKVATVLVVKPADAADQIGTMTDGLDLIAKATGTTAKAKQVTSAFQAKVADGRAKLQAAGLAGKKVAFADSYVVSNQVTVRGYTSGSLIGAVNEDLGLKNAWTLKGDKAYGLASTDVEGLTGLGDVQFAYIQNDTDGDPFATNLAKNAVWKSLPFVKAGNVHRLPDGVWMFGGPESMEAYIDGLVGALTK, encoded by the coding sequence ATGAGACGTCTCCCCGCCGCCGCGGCCATATCCGCCGCCGTCGCCGCCGCCCTCGTGCTGGCCGGCTGCGGCACCACCGAGAAGTCCGACGACTCGGCGTCCACCGGCTCGTCCGCGTCGGCCGGCGGCTCGGCGACGCCCGCCGGCCCGATCACGCTCACCGACGCCTCCGGCACCACGGTGCACCTCGACCACCCGGCCACCCGCGTCGTCGGCACCGAGTGGAACGTCGTGGAGGACCTGGTCGCGCTCGGCGTCGCCCCGGTCGGCGTCGCCGACGTCAAGGGCTACACGGAGTGGGACAAGGCCGCCCCGCTGACCAACTCGCCCAAGGACATCGGCACCCGCGGCGAGCCCAGCACCGACACCATCGCCGCCCTCACCCCCGACCTCGTGGTCGCCACCACCGACCTGTCGGCCTCCGTGGTGAAGCAGTTGCGCAAGGTCGCCACCGTGCTTGTGGTCAAGCCCGCAGACGCCGCCGACCAGATCGGCACCATGACCGACGGACTCGACCTCATCGCCAAGGCCACCGGCACCACGGCCAAGGCGAAGCAGGTCACCTCGGCCTTCCAGGCCAAGGTCGCCGACGGCCGCGCGAAGCTCCAGGCCGCGGGCCTGGCCGGCAAGAAGGTCGCCTTCGCCGACAGCTACGTGGTGTCCAACCAGGTCACCGTCCGCGGCTACACCAGCGGCTCGCTGATCGGCGCCGTCAACGAGGACCTGGGCCTGAAGAACGCCTGGACCCTCAAGGGCGACAAGGCATACGGCCTGGCCAGCACCGACGTCGAGGGGCTCACCGGCCTCGGCGACGTCCAGTTCGCCTACATCCAGAACGACACCGACGGCGACCCGTTCGCCACCAACCTCGCCAAGAACGCGGTCTGGAAGTCGCTGCCGTTCGTGAAGGCCGGCAACGTGCACCGGCTCCCGGACGGCGTGTGGATGTTCGGCGGTCCCGAGTCGATGGAGGCGTACATCGACGGCCTCGTCGGCGCCCTCACGAAGTAG
- a CDS encoding type II toxin-antitoxin system RelE/ParE family toxin produces MESGRYTVEIEPEVRRWLENIPAHRYVTVEQKVDRLAVHATTLGEPYSRHLGGGLRELRFDLDGSALRVTYWIAPGRRVVLLTVFRKTRMRETAEAERARSAQAVCEAGHEPAAEHAVYSRDIKEEPR; encoded by the coding sequence ATGGAGAGTGGGCGGTACACGGTCGAGATCGAGCCCGAGGTGCGCCGCTGGCTGGAGAACATACCCGCTCACCGGTACGTCACCGTCGAGCAGAAGGTCGACCGGCTGGCCGTGCACGCCACCACGCTCGGCGAGCCGTACAGCCGCCATCTCGGTGGCGGGCTCCGCGAACTGCGCTTCGACCTCGACGGCAGCGCCCTGCGTGTGACCTACTGGATCGCGCCGGGCCGTCGTGTCGTGCTGCTGACGGTGTTCCGGAAGACCAGGATGCGCGAGACGGCGGAGGCGGAGCGCGCCCGGTCCGCGCAGGCGGTCTGTGAGGCCGGCCATGAGCCGGCCGCCGAACACGCCGTCTACAGCCGTGACATCAAGGAGGAACCACGATGA
- a CDS encoding iron ABC transporter permease, which translates to MAVTKTPASASATDSASAPAPAPAPAARSGLAAAAAVAGLLLVVAVLAVVDITQGTAAVGAHEVWKALTGQADQADSSVVIASRLPRMVAGVLVGVALGSAGAALQSVSRNVLAAPDTLAVNAGSYLALGVLTVTGASLPLLASSGVAFVGGLAAAAVVLGLSGLGAGTVRLVLAGSALALGLGAVTDALLLLFPQRTNGLYQWSQGSISQNGFGGVDQMAPVVAAGLLGLLLVARRIDALALGDDAARGVGVPVRGTRIAVVVLAALLSAASVTLAGPIGFVGLCAPALARPLGRRLRALVRARAAVPFAGLVGAALVLGSDVLLRAMVDKQVAPSVPTGVVTSIVGAVFLVVMAMRAKEPGTAAESDRMRVPSRAGFAVCLVVLAVVLVGVVVAGVLLGDTKLLLGDVANWALGRAGRGVTFVLDTRVPRVLAALLAGAALALSGTLVQAVTRNPLAEPGILGVSGGGGLGAVLLVTSVPAAGAWSVAGAAFGGAALAALVVFGLAARGGFRQNRLVLVGVGVSAATTALISLVIVLTDPFNATKALTWLSGSTYGRTAPDLVPVAVVLAAGTVYAVVRRRELDLVALDEDTPRLLGLRLAPARFGFLAVGVLLSATATAAAGTIGFVGLVAPHAARALVGRRHVRVIPVAMLLGGILVCAADLLGRTVIAPAQLGAGLMTAVVGTPYFVRLLMRTRK; encoded by the coding sequence GTGGCCGTCACGAAGACACCCGCGTCCGCGTCGGCGACCGACTCCGCCTCCGCGCCCGCGCCCGCCCCCGCGCCCGCTGCCAGGTCCGGCCTGGCGGCGGCCGCGGCCGTGGCCGGGCTGCTGCTGGTGGTCGCGGTCCTCGCCGTCGTGGACATCACCCAGGGCACCGCCGCGGTCGGCGCGCACGAGGTGTGGAAGGCGCTCACCGGGCAGGCCGACCAGGCCGACTCCTCCGTGGTGATCGCCTCGCGGCTGCCGAGGATGGTCGCGGGCGTCCTCGTCGGTGTCGCCCTCGGCAGCGCGGGCGCCGCGTTGCAGTCGGTCAGCCGCAACGTGCTGGCCGCCCCGGACACCCTCGCGGTCAACGCCGGTTCGTACCTCGCGCTCGGCGTGCTGACCGTGACGGGCGCGTCGCTGCCGCTGCTCGCCTCCTCGGGCGTCGCCTTCGTCGGCGGACTGGCCGCGGCGGCGGTGGTGCTCGGGCTGTCCGGGCTCGGCGCCGGCACGGTCCGCCTCGTGCTGGCCGGCAGCGCCCTCGCGCTCGGGCTCGGCGCGGTCACCGACGCGCTGCTGCTGCTCTTCCCGCAGCGGACGAATGGCCTCTACCAGTGGAGCCAGGGCAGCATCAGCCAGAACGGGTTCGGCGGCGTCGACCAGATGGCGCCGGTGGTCGCGGCCGGCCTGCTCGGCCTGCTGCTGGTCGCCCGCCGCATCGACGCGCTCGCCCTCGGCGACGACGCGGCGCGGGGCGTCGGCGTCCCGGTGCGCGGCACCCGGATCGCCGTGGTGGTGCTGGCCGCGCTGCTGTCCGCGGCGTCGGTCACCCTCGCGGGCCCGATCGGCTTCGTCGGCCTGTGCGCGCCGGCGCTGGCCCGGCCGCTCGGCCGCCGGCTGCGCGCGCTCGTCCGGGCCCGGGCGGCCGTGCCGTTCGCCGGCCTGGTCGGCGCGGCGCTGGTCCTCGGCTCCGACGTGCTGCTGCGGGCGATGGTGGACAAGCAGGTGGCGCCGTCCGTGCCGACCGGCGTCGTCACCAGCATCGTGGGCGCGGTGTTCCTGGTCGTGATGGCGATGCGGGCCAAGGAGCCCGGGACCGCCGCCGAGTCCGACCGGATGCGTGTCCCGAGCCGCGCGGGGTTCGCGGTCTGCCTGGTGGTGCTCGCGGTGGTGCTGGTCGGCGTGGTGGTCGCGGGCGTGCTGCTCGGCGACACCAAGCTGCTGCTCGGCGACGTCGCCAACTGGGCGCTCGGGCGCGCCGGCCGGGGCGTCACCTTCGTGCTCGACACCCGGGTGCCGCGGGTGCTGGCCGCGCTGCTGGCCGGGGCGGCGCTCGCGCTGTCCGGCACGCTCGTGCAGGCCGTCACCCGCAACCCGCTCGCCGAGCCCGGCATCCTCGGGGTCTCCGGCGGCGGCGGGCTCGGCGCGGTGCTGCTGGTCACCTCGGTGCCGGCGGCCGGCGCGTGGAGCGTCGCGGGCGCGGCCTTCGGCGGAGCCGCGCTCGCGGCCCTGGTCGTCTTCGGGCTCGCCGCGCGCGGCGGCTTCCGGCAGAACCGGCTGGTCCTGGTCGGCGTCGGGGTGTCCGCCGCCACGACCGCGCTCATCAGCCTGGTGATCGTGCTCACCGACCCGTTCAACGCGACCAAGGCGCTGACCTGGCTGTCCGGTTCGACCTACGGGCGCACCGCCCCGGACCTGGTGCCGGTCGCGGTGGTGCTCGCCGCCGGCACCGTCTACGCGGTCGTCCGGCGCCGGGAGCTCGACCTCGTGGCCCTCGACGAGGACACGCCCCGGCTGCTCGGGCTGCGGCTCGCGCCCGCGCGGTTCGGGTTCCTCGCGGTGGGTGTCCTGCTCAGCGCGACCGCGACGGCCGCCGCGGGCACCATCGGCTTCGTCGGTCTCGTCGCGCCGCACGCGGCCCGCGCCCTGGTGGGCCGCCGCCACGTGCGGGTGATCCCGGTGGCGATGCTGCTCGGCGGCATCCTCGTCTGTGCGGCGGACCTGCTGGGCCGCACGGTGATCGCCCCCGCGCAGCTCGGCGCGGGCCTGATGACAGCGGTCGTCGGCACCCCCTACTTCGTCCGCCTCCTGATGCGCACCCGCAAGTAG
- a CDS encoding NADP-dependent oxidoreductase produces MRKVSYSEFGGPDVLRIVDAEEPHAGPGQVRVAVRAAGVNPVDWRIREGQKLGAHPVELPAGVGLDAAGVVDEVGPGVVGVGPGDRVFGEGTDTYAEFAVLSAWARMPEGLTFEEAAGYPSVVETALRVLREVGVRPGQTLLVSGAAGGVGSAVLQIARDRGVAVIGTAGAANQDYLRGLGADATTYGEGWAERVRRLGRPVDAALDLAGAGVVADLVDLVGDPRRVVTIADLEAPRHGVRFSGVAGSVPDALAEAADLIARGRLHIPVTRSYPLTEAAAAHADSRAGHTRGRRVITL; encoded by the coding sequence ATGAGGAAAGTGAGCTACTCCGAGTTCGGCGGCCCCGACGTCCTGCGGATCGTGGACGCCGAAGAACCGCACGCGGGCCCCGGTCAGGTGCGCGTCGCCGTGCGCGCGGCGGGCGTGAACCCCGTCGACTGGCGGATACGCGAGGGCCAGAAGTTGGGCGCCCATCCGGTCGAGCTGCCCGCCGGGGTCGGGCTGGACGCCGCCGGCGTGGTGGACGAGGTCGGCCCGGGCGTCGTGGGCGTCGGGCCGGGCGACCGGGTGTTCGGCGAAGGGACCGACACCTACGCCGAGTTCGCCGTGCTGTCCGCGTGGGCCCGGATGCCCGAGGGGCTGACGTTCGAGGAGGCGGCCGGCTATCCGTCGGTCGTGGAGACCGCGCTGCGCGTGCTGCGCGAGGTGGGCGTGCGGCCCGGACAGACGCTGCTGGTCAGCGGTGCGGCGGGCGGGGTCGGCTCGGCCGTCCTCCAGATCGCCCGCGACCGCGGCGTCGCGGTGATCGGCACCGCCGGGGCGGCGAACCAGGACTACCTGCGCGGCCTGGGCGCCGACGCCACCACCTACGGCGAGGGCTGGGCCGAGCGGGTCCGGCGGCTGGGCCGCCCGGTGGACGCGGCCCTCGACCTGGCCGGCGCGGGCGTGGTCGCGGACCTCGTGGACCTGGTCGGCGACCCGCGGCGGGTGGTCACGATCGCGGACCTCGAAGCGCCGCGGCACGGCGTCCGCTTCTCCGGCGTGGCCGGCAGCGTGCCGGACGCCCTCGCCGAGGCCGCCGACCTCATCGCGCGGGGCAGGCTGCACATCCCCGTCACGAGGTCCTACCCGCTCACCGAGGCGGCCGCCGCCCACGCCGACAGCCGGGCCGGCCACACCCGCGGCCGCCGCGTCATCACCCTCTGA